From Scatophagus argus isolate fScaArg1 chromosome 2, fScaArg1.pri, whole genome shotgun sequence, a single genomic window includes:
- the LOC124065959 gene encoding tensin-4-like isoform X1, whose amino-acid sequence MMPTAKGMSHMIPSHVLRVGQSIRLDKVQETVNQSPSLTEPNSNNGDPDLDISLDNLNQLILELDPTFEPIQVKKSPTCISPPTDDCCSDEDVSHCMLVPRGCSSSSTVVRSISPSISIPTRSSLSCSPHGALVFSSSPSSSLPPLPCGSVPRRNISPKHDSAFCSPGSLRLSHSNRNSAASLLSTSTCSDTSYILGSNLSLASEDADSPESILTHTPGSGPFSDGSGTRPFDNKQSPLLAKQGHLQEFPNKRAQSSPVSLSGSLTDIPILLVNGAPQPDLLIQPPGPETDLIQTIPVSNSKPFSPQSFQARFSGSQPTMKFVMDTSKFWFRPHISRAEAEALVKDKEAGTFVVRDSTSYRGSFGLAMKVDHTSASITPTAYPEENNAELVRHFLIESSAKGVRIKGASQEPYFGSLSALVYQHCISAYALPCKLLLLSQDLGATEEKTNDKPASEDKSKTACNFIYLNAVPTEMLTGPCAVQKAVSSTLQKAPGSFTPTIVNLKVSLKGVTLTDINRKLFFRRHYPAHLLSHIGEDPDDRLWVKGSSFAARMFGFVAKGIDAGVENVCHVFAEYDPLQPCNKVIEVIQAAIAKP is encoded by the exons ATGATGCCTACAGCTAAAGGCATGTCCCACATGATACCCAGTCATGTTCTAAGAGTGGGTCAATCTATCCGCCTGGACAAGGTACAGGAGACAGTCAACCAAAGTCCCAGTCTCACGGAACCTAACAGTAACAATGGTGATCCTGATCTTGACATTTCCCTGGATAATCTCAACCAGCTCATCCTGGAACTGGATCCAACTTTTGAACCCATTCAGGTCAAGAAAAGTCCCACATGCATCAGCCCTCCAACAG ATGACTGCTGCTCAGATGAAGATGTCTCCCACTGCATGTTGGTTCCTagaggatgttcttcctcctccactgtggTCCGATCTATATCACCCAGTATATCCATCCCTACACGTAGCAGTCTCAGCTGCAGTCCCCATGGTGCACTGGTTTTCTCCAGCTCACCCTCATCCTCCTTGCCTCCACTGCCATGTGGAAGTGTACCCCGGCGAAATATCTCACCAAAGCATGACTCAGCCTTTTGCTCTCCAGGATCCCTGAGGTTGTCACACTCCAACAGAAACAGTGCAGCGTCACTCCTCTCCACATCAACATGTTCAGACACCAGCTACATTCTCGGCAG CAACCTGTCCCTGGCCAGTGAAGATGCTGACTCGCCGGAGTCCATCCTTACTCACACGCCTGGGTCTGGCCCCTTCAGTGATGGGTCCGGAACAAGGCCATTTGATAACAAGCAGAGCCCTTTGTTGGCAAAGCAAGGACACCTACAAGAGTTTCCCAACAAAAGAGCACAGAGCAGTCCTGTTTCGCTGTCTGGGTCTTTGACCGATATTCCTATACTGCTAGTCAATGGGGCACCACAGCCGGATCTCCTCATCCAGCCTCCTGGACCAGAAACTGACTTGATACAGACCATCCCTGTGTCCAACTCAAAGCCATTTTCTCCTCAGA GTTTCCAAGCCCGTTTCAGTGGCAGTCAGCCCACGATGAAATTTGTCATGGACACTTCAAAGTTTTGGTTCCGTCCACATATCAGCAGAGCAGAAG CTGAGGCTCTTGTAAAGGACAAGGAAGCAGGAACATTTGTGGTGAGAGACAGCACCTCCTACAGAGGCAGTTTTGGTCTGGCCATGAAAGTGGACCATACTTCCGCCAGCATCACTCCCACTGCCTACCCAG aagagaacaatgcAGAGCTTGTCAGACACTTCCTTATTGAGTCATCGGCCAAAGGTGTACGCATCAAAGGTGCTTCTCAGGAGCCGTACTTTG GTAGCCTCTCTGCCCTGGTCTACCAGCACTGTATTTCTGCTTATGCTTTACCCTGCAAATTACTGCTTCTCTCCCAAG ATCTGGGTGCaacagaagagaagacaaaTGACAAACCAGCATCAGAAGACAAGAGTAAAACAG CTTGCAATTTCATCTACCTGAATGCTGTACCCACTGAGATGCTGACAGGCCCTTGTGCGGTTCAGAAGGCAGTGTCGTCCACACTTCAGAAGGCCCCAGGTTCCTTCACACCAACCATAGTTAACCTGAAGGTGTCTCTGAAGGGTGTTACACTGACAGATATCAACAGgaa GCTTTTCTTCAGGCGCCATTACCCTGCTCACCTGCTTAGCCACATTGGTGAAGATCCAGATGATCGACT GTGGGTGAAAGGTTCGAGTTTTGCTGCAAG GATGTTTGGCTTTGTGGCAAAAGGAATAGATGCTGGTGTGGAGAATGTATGCCACGTCTTTGCAGAATATGACCCCCTCCAGCCTTGCAACAAAGTCATTGAGGTTATTCAGGCTGCCATAGCGAAGCCATAG
- the LOC124065959 gene encoding tensin-4-like isoform X2 has translation MMPTAKGMSHMIPSHVLRVGQSIRLDKVQETVNQSPSLTEPNSNNGDPDLDISLDNLNQLILELDPTFEPIQVKKSPTCISPPTDDCCSDEDVSHCMLVPRGCSSSSTVVRSISPSISIPTRSSLSCSPHGALVFSSSPSSSLPPLPCGSVPRRNISPKHDSAFCSPGSLRLSHSNRNSAASLLSTSTCSDTSYILGSNLSLASEDADSPESILTHTPGSGPFSDGSGTRPFDNKQSPLLAKQGHLQEFPNKRAQSSPVSLSGSLTDIPILLVNGAPQPDLLIQPPGPETDLIQTIPVSNSKPFSPQSFQARFSGSQPTMKFVMDTSKFWFRPHISRAEAEALVKDKEAGTFVVRDSTSYRGSFGLAMKVDHTSASITPTAYPEENNAELVRHFLIESSAKGVRIKGASQEPYFDLGATEEKTNDKPASEDKSKTACNFIYLNAVPTEMLTGPCAVQKAVSSTLQKAPGSFTPTIVNLKVSLKGVTLTDINRKLFFRRHYPAHLLSHIGEDPDDRLWVKGSSFAARMFGFVAKGIDAGVENVCHVFAEYDPLQPCNKVIEVIQAAIAKP, from the exons ATGATGCCTACAGCTAAAGGCATGTCCCACATGATACCCAGTCATGTTCTAAGAGTGGGTCAATCTATCCGCCTGGACAAGGTACAGGAGACAGTCAACCAAAGTCCCAGTCTCACGGAACCTAACAGTAACAATGGTGATCCTGATCTTGACATTTCCCTGGATAATCTCAACCAGCTCATCCTGGAACTGGATCCAACTTTTGAACCCATTCAGGTCAAGAAAAGTCCCACATGCATCAGCCCTCCAACAG ATGACTGCTGCTCAGATGAAGATGTCTCCCACTGCATGTTGGTTCCTagaggatgttcttcctcctccactgtggTCCGATCTATATCACCCAGTATATCCATCCCTACACGTAGCAGTCTCAGCTGCAGTCCCCATGGTGCACTGGTTTTCTCCAGCTCACCCTCATCCTCCTTGCCTCCACTGCCATGTGGAAGTGTACCCCGGCGAAATATCTCACCAAAGCATGACTCAGCCTTTTGCTCTCCAGGATCCCTGAGGTTGTCACACTCCAACAGAAACAGTGCAGCGTCACTCCTCTCCACATCAACATGTTCAGACACCAGCTACATTCTCGGCAG CAACCTGTCCCTGGCCAGTGAAGATGCTGACTCGCCGGAGTCCATCCTTACTCACACGCCTGGGTCTGGCCCCTTCAGTGATGGGTCCGGAACAAGGCCATTTGATAACAAGCAGAGCCCTTTGTTGGCAAAGCAAGGACACCTACAAGAGTTTCCCAACAAAAGAGCACAGAGCAGTCCTGTTTCGCTGTCTGGGTCTTTGACCGATATTCCTATACTGCTAGTCAATGGGGCACCACAGCCGGATCTCCTCATCCAGCCTCCTGGACCAGAAACTGACTTGATACAGACCATCCCTGTGTCCAACTCAAAGCCATTTTCTCCTCAGA GTTTCCAAGCCCGTTTCAGTGGCAGTCAGCCCACGATGAAATTTGTCATGGACACTTCAAAGTTTTGGTTCCGTCCACATATCAGCAGAGCAGAAG CTGAGGCTCTTGTAAAGGACAAGGAAGCAGGAACATTTGTGGTGAGAGACAGCACCTCCTACAGAGGCAGTTTTGGTCTGGCCATGAAAGTGGACCATACTTCCGCCAGCATCACTCCCACTGCCTACCCAG aagagaacaatgcAGAGCTTGTCAGACACTTCCTTATTGAGTCATCGGCCAAAGGTGTACGCATCAAAGGTGCTTCTCAGGAGCCGTACTTTG ATCTGGGTGCaacagaagagaagacaaaTGACAAACCAGCATCAGAAGACAAGAGTAAAACAG CTTGCAATTTCATCTACCTGAATGCTGTACCCACTGAGATGCTGACAGGCCCTTGTGCGGTTCAGAAGGCAGTGTCGTCCACACTTCAGAAGGCCCCAGGTTCCTTCACACCAACCATAGTTAACCTGAAGGTGTCTCTGAAGGGTGTTACACTGACAGATATCAACAGgaa GCTTTTCTTCAGGCGCCATTACCCTGCTCACCTGCTTAGCCACATTGGTGAAGATCCAGATGATCGACT GTGGGTGAAAGGTTCGAGTTTTGCTGCAAG GATGTTTGGCTTTGTGGCAAAAGGAATAGATGCTGGTGTGGAGAATGTATGCCACGTCTTTGCAGAATATGACCCCCTCCAGCCTTGCAACAAAGTCATTGAGGTTATTCAGGCTGCCATAGCGAAGCCATAG